tactctcaggaaagtatggttaggattgcagccactgtcaatcagaaggtgaagaaggaagcatctcatcctcgtcactgaggctgtgatcctatccacactttcctgggagtaagcccctttggctataatgacttactcctgagtagacatgcataggtttgtgctcaaaggctgcactcctagccacactctcctgcgagtaagcccctttggctataatgacttactcctgagtagacatgcataggtttgtgctcaaaggctgtactcctagccacactctcctgcgagtaagcccctttggctataatgacttactcctgcgtagacatgcccctttggctataatgagactctataatgagtagacatgcataggcttgggctctcatgctgcagtaagctctgttaactataatgggacttacttctgagtagacgggcatagggattgtgcccttacttcccacaaacacaggactgcaccatggggttgtttttcatccttggggtttgggaatgcagttttgtgcctgggatcttttcattgcaatacaacgtgttgttacacaatgattgtataatacactatcagacacagagaggtgatgctcccacagctgaaattcctcaagttaaaaaaaggcaggaatgtggcacaaaacattacttcattaagggtacaatcctatgcaggtcttctcagaagtaagtcctattgtgtgcaatgggtattactctcaggaaagtgtggataggattgcagcctttgagcagaatcctatgcatatctactcagaagtaaatctcattatagccaatggggcttattcccaggaaagtggaagtaggattgcagccttagggcacaatcccatgcatgtctactcagaagtaagtcctattgtgctcagtgaggctttcttctagcacctgtgcagtcacaatgcagccctgaggtaagggaacaaatgttccctgctccccaccacaggatgcagtgcatgtgctattggtacagctgcactggaaaattggataggattgggtcctaagtcctcttaactataactttgcagcaccaagtcctggaggtctccttgtgacaagagaatgtttgttcccttacctcgggactgcaatgtggctgcattggctctggaaagttggataacccttaggctgcaattctactcacatgtgggaagcaagcccaattgactatagaatgtgatttactcctgtgtaggcttgcataggattgggctgctattcccaggtaagtgtgctgaggatggtacagttagcattgctctttctctagcagaaaagtttctttaggttattctccctccccccacgcaAGTGAAATgacaggctgactagaaattgaagattttttgaacaagtttgcaaattgggtttaggtcttatcacctaatgaagaactggagaagcactgggaagaacttgtgatcagggtgaacctcaaaacctgcaaggcttgttacatgtgctgttaattttcatttttaggctgggttgtgggtgcttgggcacctacacagctgcaacactttcgaaggactgtggtggggaggttctgcctcacctgcctccccacccactgcaggcctctgctttgcactccctggtcagtagcagccctcaaacttgtgggagaaccgccactagagtagaccaaagtgatgggtatctgctgttgcctgtcggaaagcaacctagaagaacagtcccctcatagtacttttttgctcattagtgaaactgtccttcaaggctgccattctctctcaaaccctggaagttaacaattccccttgaacttgttgggcttctgagtagacgtgcattggattgcagagttggaagttggagggggaagctttcaagttcactggaattctttttggggctgggtggtaaaagcaatagagcagcatttctcaaccagtagtactcataccaccagtggtacttgagctggtgcccagtggtactcatggcaggacccccccccccccgacctccactgcctggcagtgagaccagcaatacgatgcaacaaacagtggtaggaggctcagttctgcttttcttgcactcaaaaaagccctcccatctaccctgagagcccaatcctatgcatgtctactcagaagtaagttccattatatagtcaatgggatttactcccaggaaagtgtgtactgtacagtataggagtgcagccgtagtctttcaacttcctttgcgcagacaattgaagctgagttgctcattgctcattaggacatagaacctgttgttaatttatttgaatcccaccactgcttagGGGTTGTCAGCGGAGTGCCttttggaggtcttctgaggctggGGGAGGCTGTGTATGGCCTCCCCAAACCTCTGAAAGTCTTAGAAGACCTggtggaggccttagaaagccacttctggttttcactcaaaccagaagtgccattttaaagcaggccttctgaggactggggagacctccctgtgcctcagatcACCTCCCAACGGGGTGCTAACACCTAGAGGCTGTTAACAATATTTTTGCCTCTCGGGTGCCAGATCTCTTCGCTACGCCACTGTTCAGGATACAGAACATTGCCTTGTCGCTTGTTGCCTACTCTTAGTGATGGCGTCTTTCCCCCGCTCCACGCTCCCCTCCACAGgaatgttgctgcctcctcctcatccctctcGGAGACGTTCCCTCCGCACAGCGCTGCAGTCTTTATGCTCCCCCTGCAGATCAGCTGTGCCGTCTGCTCCACAGCCACACTGCTGCTGTTGATCACATCCCTGTGCACGTCCTACTGGATGACCGAGACCCCCCCTCAAGGTCTCCTCCACAGCGGCCTCTGGGAGATCTGCATGAATGACAAATGCACATTGTATGGGTTCAGTGCTGTCGGTAAGATCTGCGGCTCCAAAGGTCATCCAATAACAGATggctccttcccacccacccccaaccccacTGATGCCAACTTTTGCAGCCTCTAGAACAGGggggcccaaaccccggcccaggggccacttgcggccctcgggggctcccaatccggcccacggggatcccccagtctccaatgagtctctggccctctggagacttgctggagcccatgctggcccgacacaactgctctcagcatgaggacgacggttcgacctctcacctgagagGTGATCTCTCACCTGGCACCTCCAGAACCGGAAAAAAAGTGGGAGcgagaaaaaaaagtgtttcataTTTCTGCTCatgacctgcttcatgacatcacttcctgcttcatggcATCACTTATGAccctcagcaggaatcatgaatgctattaggCCCTCTGTGttaaaagagtttgacacccttggtttaTTCTACTATAGAGCCTCACCCCCAGCTGCACTTGACTTTTACCCCTGGAGGGTGGCAGAAGCCAAGGCTTTGCATGAGCATGGTTGTGGTTGTGGCAGGTGGACATAGAATCTACCCATCATTCTTGGGCTACAAATGACTTTTGCTTCTGGCTCCTTCCCAGCCACCTTCATCCACGTGATCAGAGGCTTCCTCGTGGCAGCCACCTTCTCCGGCATCATGTCTCTGTCCTGCATTTGCATCTCCATCCAAAGAACCCACCTGGGTCCTGTGCCCATGCTCAGAACTGCTGCCACCCTCAGCTTTGGTACAGGTAACACTCCAGTGGGATTTGACCTGCTCCTGCTTTATAcaagcagccttccccccccccccactgcccacaAGGAGAACTCTTTCCTTTGGGACTCAGAGCAGAACATGCGTCAGCAGAAGGCACCTTTGAGTGGCTGTTGAGGGCCCGATCCCCaggaggtctgctgctgatgcCTGCCTTGGATAATCGCAAGCACTATTGTTAGGGGTACTGGGAAATGCCTTGAGCTGGATTCCCATGGCACCTCTGTCCCTGAGAGTGCCTTGGGATGCCCAGTATTGAGGGTTTAGGGGATGGCTTGGGCATTAACATACATGGCCCTCTTGGCCATTTGCTTCTTTGACTGACCCTCTGACACTGCCCTTGTCCGCTGGAGAGGAGGAGGCCCAAAAAGCAAGGTAGGCAGCCCCCTACCATGACACTACCCGTGGCCAACAGAGGGTTTATTCGTTCTACATGGGCTGGCAGTGGCAAAAAAATGTCATGGGAGCTGCTCACCATGGTCTCCCCCTGCACAGTGTAGCATCATGATAACATTGTGTAAATAAgaggagcccaagcctatctgcACAATCTGGTGAAGGAGGGGCACGCAGGTCCACTGGGGTCCCCTTGCTGagaacctcctccctgccctggagTCCACAGGATAGACTCCCTATCCTGGGAGTTCCTGCAAGCCCCTGCCACAGGGAGAGGGGTGTGAAACTGGTGGCGCCCCCTGGGGAGTGTGCAGTGTCCTTCTAGAACACATTCCCATTTCTCCCTTTGGCTCTAGGTCTCTTCATCTTGATTTCCATGTCTGTGTTCACAGTTTCGTACAGGAGCTCCAAGCCCGACCTACAACAGTTAACCAGATATGGTTCGTCCTATAGCTTGGGCTGGGCTTCAAGCCCTATGTACTTCTTGACTGGTGAGTTGTGTTCTCCAGCCGGCCCCTCAGCATGAAAACTGGGCATCtggggctggcccaaggcctcctggcaCCTGTGGCGGCATGCCAAGTGCCACTCCCTCCTCCATTTACCACAGCATACCAGGCTTTGCCGCTCCTCCCAGGATTCAAGAAAGAAGAGAgactagaaaaggaaaagaagtgtgaagaagaggagTAGACCAGAGTGTCTCTGACACTCCTCCGCACTTGCTTCCCTGGTCTGATCCCTTCTTCTTGTTTGAATTCAGagatcaggaggaggaggtgcagggGAGTCAGGCCCCCTCCCCATCAATCTGCCACCTGAAACTACTGCCTTAGTTGACCTCATTGATGGGCTGGCCAAGGGGACACCCCCTCCCTTATAACAGCCCTCATTTCATGCTAAGAATTTGCATCCGATAACAGCTTTGAAGGTGAATATCAGCTCCAGGAGGGGATGGGGACAAGGGTGCTTCTGGCCATGGGCCGGTGCCTTTCTATCACTGCTGATAAACCCCAGGAAGATTTGATGCCTCTGGAAATAGGCAAGGCTTCTAAATGAAGGCTAAGGAACTTCAGCATGCTTGGTACCTCTTGCGTGTTTGTCCCATTCCTCAACAAGATTCTGTGAACTCCGCTTTGGGGTGACTGACTCACCTTGGCGGcgctatatatatttttttctcttcttattTCTCTTAGGTTTTTTAATATTGTTGACAAAAGGAACTATGGACCCCTGAGTCTGGAGGGGTTCAAGAACTTCCAATGCAAGATTGGCTGGAATCCTATCAAGAATTCCCCAGCAATGGAGCATTGAGCTGAAGTGACTACGGACGTAATATGGATGTATCGGAAGCGAGGCACACAAAGGAAGGAAGTGTGTTTCTGGTCCCCCTCCCCAGGACAGACGTCTTGGCTAACCCATCTCTTGGCCATCATGAACGGACTTTGTACTTCCTTCTGGGAAGCCTACCACTACGCCTTCCGGGTGTTTATCTTCTCTGAGTCACTGTTTGCAAAAAGCCATAGTTAATTGGGATGCTGGGTTGGTAGAAACACTCTCCAAAAGAAAGGACCGAGCGGAAGGGTTGGAAGGTGGTGGAAGAGCAAAATCCGTTTGCGCACTGCTCTTTCTCCCACAGTGGCTGATGTGGGTCAAGGAATTTGACCTCTGACCGATAGGTGTGATCTGTTGAGAACAGAATGGGAAAATTGTGAAGAGGAATAAACAGCCCTTCCTGCCCCTTGGAGGGCTAACGGGAGAGGATGTAGCCAGGCTAAAGACCTGTGTACACTCATGGCGGATTGGACGTGCTCTGTGATTTGGGCCCTGTTTCTGGAGAActagtagcatagccagaggggtggCGGTGTAGTAGCATAGCTGCAAGGGCACCGTTTAAGTggcccacttgccatcagaggcATACTAGGTAGCGACAGCAACCAGTGACAGTGATGTGTGGTGCGCAGCAGGTGAGGCTGAACCACCTCATcgtagtctgtggaaaagcaccgcagcttccccacctgcttacacctgaggaggctctccctacacctgctttctcaggggTAAAGAAGGgcttccttgggtgtaagcaggcagggtaaTCAAAGCCTTCTAATTAATCGGAACGAAAAGCAGGCTGGTTAGAATGAAGTGGTGACGTCTTGCTCTCTTTTCAATGGGGGCACGTTCTTCAAACGGCATGTTGAAATTCAGTTCCTTCTCAAGTGTAAACCTCATCCCTGCCAGTATTTGCTCATTAAAATCACAACTCTGTTCAATGAAACCTGGCTGTTTTCACGTCCCTGTTAATCATTACAACAACCAAGCTGGGGCCTTTTCACGTACAGGGCTGCTGCGTCTTTCTacttaattgtttttaaaatggaaaaggcgttcttcctttttttaatttcaaTTCCCAGGGTGCTGGGTCAGTCTGGGGCATTGTGGGGGAAACAGTGGCTGCCATGGTTTTGTTGTGAGTGTCTTGCGCTATTTTTTTTGCCATTCCTCCCCTGATTCCAGGTGGGGAAAAGCCATAGTGACTATCTGAAAtactctagcccagcattctcttctcctccacacttcctcttctgttccattcttcCCTTGGCTCCTGAAAGGGCTGCCAGCAAGGCTGAACTGGTTTACGTCTCTGCACAGGAGATGCTGGGTAGGTTGGTTCAGGCATCTAAGAGCCAAAAGCTGGTCTATTATTTGAGTACTTAGCACCCTTCAAGCCAGCAGGAaggtggcttagggcccaatcctatccagttttccagggctggtgtagctgtgccaatggggcgtgaacttcatcc
This sequence is a window from Tiliqua scincoides isolate rTilSci1 chromosome 10, rTilSci1.hap2, whole genome shotgun sequence. Protein-coding genes within it:
- the LOC136661561 gene encoding protein NKG7-like; its protein translation is MTQLPLTSPSELPADEGERSSPAARPAPPLPGRAGRLASRLLLCLEAPWAQLSRNVAASSSSLSETFPPHSAAVFMLPLQISCAVCSTATLLLLITSLCTSYWMTETPPQGLLHSGLWEICMNDKCTLYGFSAVATFIHVIRGFLVAATFSGIMSLSCICISIQRTHLGPVPMLRTAATLSFGTVSYRSSKPDLQQLTRYGSSYSLGWASSPMYFLTGFLILLTKGTMDP